The proteins below are encoded in one region of Thermococcus peptonophilus:
- the cmk gene encoding (d)CMP kinase: MPKGCLVITVSGLAGSGTTTLCRNLAKHYGFKHIYAGLIFRQMAKEMGMTLEEFQKYVELHPEIDREIDRRQVEAAKECNVVIEGRLAGWMVENADLKIWLDAPIMERAKRVARREGISVEEAFVKIAEREKQNRKRYLNLYGIDIEDKSIYDLIINTAHWGPDGVFAIVKAAIDHLSPVGDAGEKEKEKEVG, translated from the coding sequence ATGCCCAAGGGCTGCCTCGTCATAACCGTCAGCGGCCTAGCAGGGTCCGGCACAACGACCCTCTGCAGGAACCTCGCCAAGCACTATGGGTTCAAGCACATCTATGCCGGCCTTATATTCCGGCAGATGGCCAAGGAAATGGGTATGACCCTCGAGGAGTTCCAGAAGTACGTGGAGCTCCACCCTGAGATAGACAGGGAAATCGACAGGAGGCAGGTCGAGGCAGCCAAGGAGTGCAACGTCGTTATTGAAGGCCGTCTAGCCGGGTGGATGGTCGAGAACGCCGACCTGAAAATCTGGCTGGACGCTCCGATAATGGAGCGTGCCAAGAGGGTTGCGCGGAGAGAGGGCATCTCCGTAGAGGAGGCCTTCGTTAAGATAGCCGAGAGGGAGAAGCAGAACAGGAAAAGGTATTTAAACCTCTACGGAATCGACATCGAAGACAAGTCCATTTATGACCTGATAATCAACACGGCCCACTGGGGCCCCGATGGGGTCTTCGCGATTGTGAAGGCCGCCATCGACCACCTTTCCCCCGTCGGTGACGCGGGGGAGAAAGAAAAAGAAAAGGAGGTGGGATGA
- a CDS encoding 50S ribosomal protein L18, which yields MAHGPRYRVPFRRRREGKTNYHKRLKLLKSKKPRLVVRKTLNHHIAQIVVYDPKGDRTIVSAHTRELMRDFGWKGHGGNTPSAYLLGLLIGYKAKQAGIEAAILDIGLHPPTKGSSIFAVLKGAVDAGLNVPHSEEIYPEDYRINGEHIANYAKALKEEDEALYRKQFGGYLVKGLEPEKLPEHFEEVKSKIIEKFEGARE from the coding sequence ATGGCACACGGACCGAGGTATAGGGTTCCGTTCAGGAGGAGGAGAGAGGGTAAGACTAACTATCACAAGAGGCTCAAGCTCCTCAAGAGCAAGAAGCCGAGGCTCGTCGTGAGGAAGACCCTCAACCACCACATCGCTCAGATCGTGGTTTACGACCCTAAGGGAGACAGAACTATAGTCTCAGCACACACCAGGGAGCTCATGAGGGACTTCGGCTGGAAGGGCCACGGAGGAAACACACCTTCAGCTTACCTGCTCGGTCTTCTCATCGGCTACAAGGCCAAGCAGGCCGGTATAGAGGCGGCCATCCTCGACATAGGTCTCCACCCGCCGACCAAGGGTTCGAGCATCTTCGCGGTCCTTAAGGGTGCAGTTGATGCTGGTTTAAACGTCCCGCACAGTGAGGAGATCTATCCAGAGGACTACAGGATAAACGGCGAGCACATAGCCAACTACGCCAAGGCCCTCAAGGAAGAGGATGAGGCCCTCTACAGGAAGCAGTTTGGGGGCTACCTTGTTAAAGGCCTCGAGCCGGAGAAGCTCCCGGAGCACTTTGAAGAGGTTAAGTCCAAGATAATCGAGAAGTTTGAGGGGGCGAGAGAATGA
- the rpsE gene encoding 30S ribosomal protein S5 produces the protein MSDPREIAQRVLEEWEPKTKLGRLVKEGQITDIHEIFRKGYQIKEPEIVDVLLPEVNLRENQEVLDISLTVRMTDSGRRIRFRVLAAVGNRDGYVGLGIGHGREVGIAIRKAINYAKMNIIEIKRGCGSWECRCRRPHSIPFAVEGKEGSVRVKLMPGPRGLGLVIGDVGKKILTLAGVQDVWSQTLGETRTTVNFAKAVFNALYNTNRVAIKPEDIERYGIVVGRAMPTTFEVE, from the coding sequence ATGAGCGACCCGAGAGAGATAGCCCAGAGGGTTCTTGAGGAGTGGGAGCCGAAGACCAAGCTCGGCAGGCTCGTTAAGGAAGGCCAGATCACTGACATTCACGAGATCTTCAGGAAGGGCTACCAGATAAAGGAGCCCGAGATAGTTGACGTCCTCCTTCCGGAGGTCAACCTCAGGGAGAACCAGGAAGTCCTCGACATATCTTTGACTGTGAGAATGACCGACAGTGGCAGGAGGATCAGGTTCAGGGTTCTCGCGGCAGTCGGCAACAGGGACGGCTACGTCGGCCTTGGAATCGGCCACGGAAGAGAAGTCGGTATAGCCATCAGGAAGGCCATCAACTATGCCAAGATGAACATCATCGAGATCAAGCGCGGCTGTGGAAGCTGGGAGTGCAGGTGCAGGAGGCCGCACTCAATTCCGTTCGCCGTCGAGGGTAAGGAAGGCAGCGTCCGCGTCAAGCTCATGCCCGGACCGCGTGGTCTCGGCCTCGTTATCGGTGACGTGGGCAAGAAGATACTCACGCTGGCTGGTGTTCAGGACGTCTGGTCGCAGACCCTCGGTGAGACGAGGACGACCGTCAACTTCGCGAAGGCTGTTTTCAACGCCCTCTACAACACCAACCGCGTTGCCATCAAGCCGGAGGACATCGAGCGCTACGGTATCGTCGTGGGTAGGGCGATGCCCACAACCTTCGAGGTTGAGTGA
- a CDS encoding 50S ribosomal protein L14e, with amino-acid sequence MPAIEVGRIAVVIAGRRAGQKVVVADIIDRNFVLVTGAGLNKVKRRRMNVKHLEPLPEKVNIQRGASDEEIKAALEQAGISLE; translated from the coding sequence ATGCCAGCTATTGAGGTTGGGAGGATTGCTGTTGTTATTGCCGGAAGGAGGGCTGGACAGAAGGTCGTCGTTGCCGACATAATCGACAGGAACTTCGTCCTCGTTACCGGTGCTGGCCTCAACAAGGTCAAGCGCAGGAGGATGAACGTCAAGCACCTCGAGCCCCTTCCGGAGAAGGTCAACATCCAGCGCGGCGCTTCCGACGAGGAGATTAAGGCCGCCCTTGAGCAGGCTGGAATCAGCCTCGAGTGA
- the secY gene encoding preprotein translocase subunit SecY, producing the protein MGVREVVYAIERWFPEVERPKRHVPLKEKFMWTGIVLLLYFILAEIPLYGIPQQVQDYFATLRFVLAGRSGSLLTLGIGPIVTASIIMQLLVGSEIVRLDLSNPEDRRFYQATQRVFAVFMSFFEAFIYVFAGAFGKVNTGIGAFQTVSIPNGPIYIGIGLALLIVLQLGLASTLLILLDELVSKWGIGSGISLFIAAGVSQTVIYKSLAPVQSNQYIDPLTGEPALVGAIPAFIQHILKGDISGAIYRGGTLPDIVKLIGTIVVFLVVVYLESMRVEIPLSYGRVTVRGRYPIRFMYVSNIPIILTMALYANIQLWARLLANYGHPILGQFDSNGYPVSGFVIYLYPPRDIFHVINDPVRALVYALMTIFWSLIFGFLWVELTGLDARSIARQLQNAGLQIPGFRRDPRILERVLQRYIPYVTFWGSFTIALVAVLADFLGALGTGTGILLTVGILYRFYEEIAREQATEMFPALRKFFAK; encoded by the coding sequence ATGGGAGTCCGGGAAGTAGTCTACGCCATCGAGCGCTGGTTTCCAGAAGTTGAAAGGCCTAAGAGGCACGTTCCCCTAAAGGAAAAGTTCATGTGGACTGGGATCGTTCTTCTGCTGTACTTCATTCTGGCTGAGATACCCCTCTATGGAATACCCCAGCAGGTTCAGGATTATTTCGCAACACTCCGTTTCGTGCTCGCCGGTAGGAGCGGCTCGCTCCTGACCCTCGGTATCGGTCCAATCGTTACCGCCAGTATAATCATGCAGCTTCTCGTTGGTTCTGAGATAGTCAGGCTCGACCTCTCAAATCCTGAGGATAGACGCTTTTACCAGGCCACCCAAAGGGTATTCGCCGTGTTCATGAGCTTTTTCGAGGCGTTCATCTATGTATTCGCCGGTGCCTTCGGTAAGGTGAACACCGGAATAGGTGCGTTCCAGACCGTTTCAATCCCTAACGGGCCGATCTACATTGGAATAGGCCTTGCACTCCTCATCGTGCTCCAGCTCGGTCTAGCCTCGACACTGCTCATACTCCTGGACGAGCTGGTGAGCAAGTGGGGCATCGGAAGCGGTATCAGCCTCTTCATTGCCGCGGGTGTCTCCCAGACGGTTATCTACAAATCCCTGGCTCCCGTTCAGAGCAACCAGTACATAGACCCGCTCACCGGAGAACCTGCCCTGGTTGGTGCGATTCCTGCTTTCATTCAGCACATCCTCAAAGGGGACATAAGCGGCGCAATATATCGTGGTGGAACCCTTCCAGACATCGTAAAGCTGATTGGAACGATAGTGGTCTTCCTCGTGGTCGTCTATCTGGAAAGCATGCGCGTCGAGATACCCCTCAGCTACGGAAGGGTCACCGTCCGCGGCAGGTATCCGATAAGGTTCATGTACGTAAGCAACATTCCGATAATCCTCACCATGGCCCTCTACGCGAACATACAGCTCTGGGCCAGGCTCCTCGCCAACTACGGCCACCCAATCCTTGGTCAGTTTGACAGCAACGGCTATCCAGTGAGCGGTTTTGTCATATACCTCTATCCACCCAGGGACATCTTCCACGTTATTAACGACCCAGTGAGAGCGCTGGTGTACGCGCTTATGACTATATTCTGGTCGCTGATCTTTGGATTCCTATGGGTTGAGCTTACCGGCCTTGACGCCAGGAGCATTGCAAGACAGCTCCAGAACGCCGGTCTCCAGATACCTGGTTTCAGGAGGGATCCAAGAATCCTCGAGAGGGTTCTCCAGAGGTACATCCCGTACGTCACCTTCTGGGGTTCCTTCACCATAGCCCTCGTGGCGGTGCTGGCGGACTTCCTCGGTGCCCTCGGTACGGGAACTGGAATCCTCCTGACGGTTGGTATCCTCTACAGGTTCTACGAGGAGATAGCTAGGGAGCAGGCAACAGAAATGTTCCCGGCCCTGAGGAAGTTCTTCGCCAAGTGA
- a CDS encoding adenylate kinase — translation MPFVVVITGIPGVGKSTITKLALKKTRAKFRLVNFGDLMFEEAVNMGLVKHRDEMRKLDPLTQKELQLKVAQRIVEIARTEPVLLDTHATIRTPAGYLLGFPREVIEILNPNFIVIIEAAPSEILGRRLRDLKRDRDVETEEQIARHQDLNRAAAVAYAMHSNALIKIIENHEDKGLEEAVNELVKVLDLAVSEYA, via the coding sequence ATGCCGTTTGTCGTTGTGATCACGGGCATTCCGGGTGTGGGTAAAAGCACCATAACGAAGCTTGCTCTCAAGAAGACTAGGGCAAAGTTTAGACTCGTCAATTTTGGTGACCTAATGTTCGAAGAGGCAGTCAATATGGGGCTTGTAAAGCACAGAGACGAGATGAGAAAGCTTGATCCACTAACTCAGAAGGAGCTTCAGCTTAAAGTCGCCCAGAGGATTGTTGAGATCGCTCGGACGGAGCCAGTTCTGCTTGACACCCATGCAACTATTCGGACCCCGGCTGGATACCTTCTTGGATTTCCGAGGGAGGTTATAGAAATCCTCAATCCCAACTTCATAGTCATTATTGAGGCCGCCCCAAGCGAGATTCTCGGGAGGCGTCTTCGTGACCTTAAGAGGGATAGAGACGTTGAGACCGAGGAGCAGATAGCAAGGCATCAGGACCTGAACAGGGCCGCTGCCGTAGCCTATGCGATGCACTCAAACGCGCTCATCAAAATCATTGAGAACCACGAGGATAAGGGCCTGGAAGAGGCCGTAAACGAGCTTGTTAAAGTACTCGACCTGGCGGTGAGTGAGTATGCTTGA
- a CDS encoding 50S ribosomal protein L34e, whose protein sequence is MKPMYRSRSWRRKYVRTPGGRTVIHFERKKPKIAHCAMCGRPLNGIPRGRPSELRKLPKTKKRPERPYPNLCPSCMRKVMKAQVRATITA, encoded by the coding sequence ATGAAGCCCATGTACAGGTCAAGGTCATGGAGGAGGAAGTACGTCAGGACTCCCGGTGGAAGGACCGTCATCCACTTTGAGAGGAAGAAGCCTAAGATAGCTCACTGCGCCATGTGTGGCAGGCCGCTCAACGGCATCCCGCGCGGCAGGCCGAGCGAGCTCAGGAAGCTTCCGAAGACCAAGAAGAGGCCTGAGAGGCCATACCCGAACCTCTGCCCGAGCTGCATGAGGAAGGTCATGAAGGCCCAGGTTAGGGCAACTATTACAGCCTGA
- a CDS encoding RNA-guided pseudouridylation complex pseudouridine synthase subunit Cbf5, with product MARDEVRRILPADIKREVVVKDEKAETNPKWGFPPEKRPIEMHIQFGIINLDKPPGPTSHEVVAWVKRILNLNKAGHGGTLDPKVSGVLPVALERATRVVQALLPAGKEYVALMHLHGDVPEDKILAVMREFQGEIIQRPPLRSAVKRRLRTRKVYYIDVLEIDGRDVLFRVGVEAGTYIRSLIHHIGLALGVGAHMAELRRTRSGPFKEDETLVTLHDLVDYYHFWKEDGIEKYFRKAIQPMEKAVEHLPKVWIRDSAVAAVTHGADLAVPGIVKLHKGIKKGDLVAIMTLKDELVALGKAMMTTGEMLQRSKGIAVDVDKVFMPRDWYPKMWKDKD from the coding sequence ATGGCGAGGGACGAAGTGAGGAGAATCCTTCCCGCTGATATCAAGAGGGAAGTGGTTGTTAAGGACGAGAAGGCCGAGACGAACCCGAAGTGGGGCTTTCCGCCGGAGAAGAGGCCAATCGAGATGCACATCCAGTTCGGTATCATAAACCTCGACAAGCCCCCCGGGCCGACGAGCCACGAGGTCGTTGCCTGGGTCAAGAGAATCCTGAACCTTAACAAGGCCGGACACGGTGGAACTCTCGATCCGAAGGTCAGCGGAGTCCTTCCAGTTGCCCTAGAGAGAGCAACAAGGGTTGTGCAGGCCCTTCTACCAGCCGGAAAGGAGTACGTAGCTTTAATGCACCTCCACGGTGACGTTCCCGAGGACAAGATACTTGCCGTTATGCGGGAGTTCCAGGGGGAGATAATCCAGAGGCCGCCGCTGAGGAGTGCAGTAAAGAGACGCCTCAGGACGAGGAAGGTCTACTACATAGACGTGCTTGAGATAGACGGCAGGGACGTCCTCTTCAGGGTTGGAGTTGAGGCTGGAACCTATATCCGTTCGCTCATCCACCATATTGGCCTTGCCCTCGGTGTCGGCGCCCATATGGCCGAGCTCAGGAGAACGAGGAGTGGCCCCTTCAAGGAGGACGAGACTCTCGTGACGCTCCACGACCTTGTAGACTACTACCACTTCTGGAAGGAGGACGGAATAGAGAAGTACTTCCGGAAAGCCATCCAGCCGATGGAGAAGGCCGTTGAGCATCTGCCCAAGGTGTGGATAAGGGACTCTGCAGTTGCCGCTGTTACCCACGGCGCTGATTTGGCCGTTCCAGGCATAGTCAAGCTTCACAAGGGCATAAAGAAGGGAGACCTTGTCGCGATAATGACCCTCAAGGACGAGCTCGTTGCACTGGGCAAAGCTATGATGACGACAGGCGAGATGCTCCAGAGGAGCAAGGGCATAGCGGTCGATGTGGACAAGGTCTTTATGCCGAGGGACTGGTATCCAAAGATGTGGAAGGATAAAGATTAA
- a CDS encoding 50S ribosomal protein L30, with the protein MAKLALIRLRSGIRARGEVRDTLAMLRLHRINHLVIVDDTPSYRGMIQKVKDYITWGEINKETLVKLLRKRGRLIGNRPITDDYVQEKLGVTIEEFAEKVVNGEMKLRDLPNIKPVFRLHPPRGGLKGSKKRSFKEGGALGYRGEKINELIERML; encoded by the coding sequence ATGGCAAAGCTTGCGCTCATCAGGCTTAGGAGCGGGATTAGGGCGAGGGGTGAAGTGAGAGACACCCTCGCCATGCTCCGCCTCCACAGGATCAACCACCTTGTCATAGTTGACGACACCCCGAGCTACCGCGGAATGATCCAGAAGGTCAAGGACTACATAACCTGGGGCGAGATCAACAAGGAAACCCTTGTCAAGCTCCTCAGGAAGAGGGGCAGGCTCATAGGAAACAGGCCGATAACCGACGACTACGTCCAGGAGAAGCTCGGCGTGACTATTGAGGAGTTCGCCGAGAAGGTCGTCAACGGCGAGATGAAGCTCAGGGACCTGCCGAACATCAAGCCGGTCTTCAGGCTTCACCCGCCGAGGGGCGGCCTTAAGGGAAGCAAGAAGCGCTCCTTCAAGGAGGGCGGAGCACTCGGTTACCGCGGCGAGAAGATAAACGAGCTCATTGAGAGAATGCTCTGA
- a CDS encoding 50S ribosomal protein L19e: MIMLKTQRRIAAELLKCGENRIWIDPERIDDVAAAITREDIKRLIHDGVIKKKPIKGQSRARARAFQEARKKGRHRGPGSKKGKKTARMGKKERWMMTIRALRKELRKLKAEGKLDAHTYRRLYIRAKGGQFKNKRQLYMFMQEHGILKE, translated from the coding sequence ATGATCATGCTTAAGACTCAGAGGAGAATTGCCGCCGAGCTGTTGAAGTGTGGCGAGAACAGGATATGGATTGACCCCGAGAGGATTGACGACGTTGCCGCCGCTATAACGAGGGAGGACATAAAGAGGCTCATCCACGACGGCGTCATCAAGAAGAAGCCTATCAAAGGCCAGAGCAGGGCCAGGGCTAGGGCCTTCCAGGAGGCCAGAAAGAAGGGCCGCCACCGTGGTCCTGGAAGCAAGAAGGGCAAGAAGACGGCCAGAATGGGCAAGAAGGAACGCTGGATGATGACCATAAGGGCCCTGAGGAAGGAGCTCAGGAAGCTCAAGGCCGAGGGCAAGCTCGATGCCCACACCTATAGGAGGCTCTACATCCGTGCCAAGGGCGGCCAGTTCAAGAACAAGAGGCAGCTCTACATGTTCATGCAGGAGCACGGTATTTTGAAGGAGTGA
- a CDS encoding large ribosomal subunit protein uL15, with protein sequence MIRRRKKVRKLRGSHTHGWGCKKKHRGGGSKGGRGMAGTGKRKDQKWTWTIKYAPDRLGKRGFHRPKAVQYIPKVINLNDIDENFELFKDAGIIYEEDGKLVFDATALGVDKILGTGKLTRALVVKAYYVTPKAEEKIKAAGGEVLLA encoded by the coding sequence ATGATTAGGAGGAGGAAGAAGGTTAGGAAGCTCCGCGGAAGTCACACTCACGGATGGGGCTGCAAGAAGAAGCACCGCGGCGGTGGAAGCAAGGGTGGCCGCGGTATGGCCGGGACAGGTAAGAGGAAAGACCAGAAGTGGACTTGGACCATCAAGTACGCCCCGGACAGGCTCGGAAAGAGGGGCTTCCACAGGCCGAAAGCAGTTCAGTACATCCCGAAGGTCATAAACCTCAACGACATAGACGAGAACTTTGAACTGTTCAAGGATGCGGGCATAATATACGAGGAGGACGGAAAGCTCGTCTTCGACGCGACTGCCCTCGGCGTTGACAAGATACTCGGCACAGGTAAGCTCACAAGGGCCCTCGTTGTGAAGGCCTACTACGTTACCCCCAAGGCCGAGGAGAAGATCAAGGCTGCTGGCGGCGAGGTTCTCCTCGCCTGA
- a CDS encoding 50S ribosomal protein L32e produces MNEKARLLRIRAKLKRKKPRFLRQEWWRYPKFKNDPKWRRPKGIDSKMRLKKKGKPRSPSIGWSSPKAVRGLHPSGYEEVLVHNVKELEAIDPARQAARIAGTVGARKREMILARAKELGVKVLNP; encoded by the coding sequence ATGAACGAAAAGGCGAGACTCCTGAGGATAAGGGCCAAGCTCAAGAGGAAGAAGCCGAGGTTCCTCCGCCAGGAGTGGTGGAGGTATCCGAAGTTCAAGAACGACCCGAAGTGGAGAAGGCCAAAGGGAATCGACAGCAAGATGAGGCTCAAGAAGAAGGGCAAGCCGCGCTCACCGAGCATCGGATGGAGCTCACCTAAAGCTGTCCGCGGGCTCCACCCGAGCGGCTACGAGGAGGTCCTCGTCCACAACGTCAAGGAGCTTGAGGCAATAGATCCGGCCAGGCAGGCCGCAAGGATAGCGGGAACAGTCGGCGCCAGGAAGAGAGAGATGATACTCGCCAGGGCTAAGGAGCTCGGAGTGAAGGTTCTCAACCCGTGA
- a CDS encoding SDR family NAD(P)-dependent oxidoreductase — MKTVLVTGATGGIGMALSERLAEQGYHVIGVARREDKLRELSKALKNFDYIAADLSDSGAPAKIREALTSMGITKLDVLINNAGYALRKPLLEHSNEELEKIFRVNTFAPTWLTKELLPFLGKGSKVVFVISGVAFVNVPEIPSYCATKGALHYLTINLEKELAERGISTIRVYPKQVKSEFWKGKIPKGSIEPEQVADAVLNGIKKNKREVFVPGYLKLIKYLPNWPVFTYRFKY, encoded by the coding sequence ATGAAGACTGTCCTGGTTACTGGAGCCACTGGTGGCATTGGTATGGCGTTATCAGAGAGGCTCGCTGAGCAGGGTTACCATGTAATTGGCGTTGCGAGGAGAGAGGATAAGCTCAGGGAGTTATCTAAGGCCCTGAAAAACTTTGATTACATAGCTGCCGACCTTTCCGACTCAGGAGCTCCAGCCAAAATCAGGGAGGCTTTAACGAGTATGGGGATAACAAAGCTCGACGTGCTCATAAACAACGCTGGTTACGCCCTCAGAAAACCTCTCCTAGAGCACTCTAATGAAGAACTTGAGAAAATATTCAGAGTGAACACATTTGCTCCTACCTGGCTTACGAAGGAGCTCCTCCCATTCCTCGGGAAGGGCTCAAAGGTCGTTTTTGTAATAAGCGGTGTTGCTTTTGTCAACGTCCCTGAAATCCCCTCATACTGCGCCACCAAAGGTGCACTCCACTACCTCACGATAAACCTAGAGAAGGAGCTGGCGGAGCGGGGAATAAGCACGATTAGGGTCTATCCCAAGCAGGTGAAAAGCGAGTTCTGGAAGGGCAAGATTCCCAAGGGGTCAATCGAACCGGAGCAGGTAGCCGATGCGGTGCTCAACGGCATTAAAAAGAACAAGCGTGAGGTCTTTGTGCCCGGCTACCTGAAGCTTATTAAATACCTGCCCAACTGGCCCGTCTTTACGTACCGCTTCAAGTATTAG
- a CDS encoding DUF106 domain-containing protein produces the protein MLEGIYAFLDSLFGPFITGYHPMWVITVAGAIIGGTYTLIYYFFTDIEKQRHMQKLAKELQKEMREAQKSGDEKRIKKVQKKQMELMKMQSELMQQQMVPMLLTLPIFWIFFGWLRRWYVEVGIVKAPFNFFLFDWFHKWQHSALPPDQLGYVGWYFLTSYAVGMILRKFLNMG, from the coding sequence ATGCTTGAGGGGATATACGCTTTCCTTGACAGCCTGTTTGGACCGTTCATAACGGGCTACCATCCCATGTGGGTCATTACGGTAGCTGGAGCAATAATCGGTGGGACTTACACGTTGATTTACTACTTCTTCACAGATATTGAGAAGCAGAGACACATGCAGAAGCTTGCCAAGGAGCTTCAAAAGGAGATGCGTGAAGCCCAGAAGAGCGGGGACGAAAAGAGGATTAAAAAGGTTCAGAAGAAGCAGATGGAGCTTATGAAAATGCAGAGTGAGCTCATGCAGCAGCAGATGGTTCCAATGCTCCTGACGCTTCCCATATTCTGGATCTTCTTCGGATGGCTCAGACGCTGGTACGTCGAGGTGGGGATCGTTAAAGCTCCCTTCAACTTCTTCCTCTTTGACTGGTTCCATAAGTGGCAGCACTCGGCACTGCCGCCCGACCAGCTCGGATATGTCGGCTGGTACTTCCTGACCAGCTACGCGGTCGGTATGATACTGAGGAAGTTCCTTAATATGGGATAA
- a CDS encoding class I SAM-dependent methyltransferase: MSHYYSEEPSTPLKTKTIEVCVRGDCFKFITASGVFSFGKLDRGTELLIESMILQPGWRVLDLGCGYGPIGIVASRLVHYVVMTDVNRRAVSIAKKNLKINGVRNAEVRWGNLYEPVAGEKFDSIITNPPVHAGKEVLREIVINAPRHLNDGGYLQLVIKTKQGAKYIKSLMDETFTEVRELAKGSGYRVYAGIA; this comes from the coding sequence ATGAGCCACTACTACTCAGAAGAGCCAAGCACTCCCCTTAAGACGAAGACTATCGAGGTCTGCGTCAGAGGGGACTGCTTCAAGTTCATCACAGCGAGCGGGGTTTTCTCCTTCGGAAAGCTCGACAGGGGAACGGAACTCCTCATCGAGAGCATGATCCTTCAGCCCGGGTGGAGGGTTCTCGACCTTGGCTGTGGTTATGGTCCTATAGGCATCGTTGCCTCTCGCCTTGTGCATTACGTGGTCATGACGGATGTGAACCGCAGGGCAGTCAGCATAGCGAAGAAAAACTTAAAAATCAACGGCGTTAGGAACGCAGAGGTTCGCTGGGGGAATCTCTACGAGCCCGTCGCTGGAGAAAAGTTCGACTCCATAATCACGAATCCCCCGGTGCACGCTGGGAAGGAAGTCCTGAGGGAAATAGTTATAAACGCTCCACGGCATCTGAACGATGGTGGATACCTCCAGCTGGTCATCAAGACCAAGCAGGGGGCAAAGTATATTAAGTCCCTCATGGATGAGACCTTCACCGAAGTGAGAGAGCTCGCTAAGGGGAGCGGCTATCGGGTGTATGCCGGGATCGCCTAG
- a CDS encoding type II toxin-antitoxin system HicB family antitoxin — MNLHAVIWEEEGVYVVKEVFTGVTTQGETIEEALENLREAVELYLEEFPELKEELGKIKFVGDFNVEIAKALG; from the coding sequence ATGAACCTTCATGCCGTTATCTGGGAGGAAGAGGGAGTTTACGTCGTCAAGGAAGTGTTCACGGGGGTAACTACTCAGGGCGAGACGATAGAGGAGGCACTTGAGAACCTCAGGGAGGCAGTGGAGCTTTACCTGGAAGAGTTCCCCGAGCTCAAAGAGGAACTTGGGAAGATAAAGTTCGTGGGCGATTTCAATGTCGAGATTGCCAAGGCTCTCGGGTGA
- a CDS encoding 30S ribosomal protein S13, giving the protein MTENFRHIVRVAGVDIDGHKQVRWALTGIKGIGINFATMVLRVAGIDPFMKAGNLTDEQVKKIEEILADPVAHGIPAWAVNRPKDYETGKDMHLITAKLVMAWREDVNRLRRIRAYRGIRHELGLPVRGQRTRSNFRHGTTVGVSRRKK; this is encoded by the coding sequence ATGACCGAGAACTTTAGGCACATCGTCCGTGTTGCGGGAGTGGATATAGACGGGCATAAGCAGGTTAGGTGGGCCCTTACGGGCATAAAGGGCATCGGCATAAACTTCGCCACAATGGTGCTCAGGGTTGCAGGGATAGACCCGTTCATGAAGGCTGGTAACCTCACCGACGAGCAGGTGAAGAAGATCGAAGAGATACTCGCTGACCCGGTCGCCCACGGAATACCCGCCTGGGCCGTGAACAGGCCGAAGGACTACGAGACTGGCAAGGACATGCACCTCATCACCGCCAAGCTCGTTATGGCCTGGCGTGAGGATGTCAACAGGCTCAGGAGGATCAGGGCTTACCGCGGTATAAGGCACGAGCTCGGTCTCCCGGTTAGGGGACAGAGGACTAGGTCCAACTTCAGACACGGTACGACCGTCGGTGTGAGCAGAAGGAAGAAGTGA
- a CDS encoding type II toxin-antitoxin system HicA family toxin, with translation MSRLPRLSGEEVVKVLTSKFGFRVSRQRGSHVVLVKYENGCLILLEFQRMNLLRLLKIRR, from the coding sequence ATGTCGAGATTGCCAAGGCTCTCGGGTGAAGAAGTAGTCAAAGTGTTGACGTCGAAGTTCGGCTTTAGAGTCTCGCGTCAGAGGGGCAGTCACGTCGTTTTAGTTAAATATGAAAACGGGTGCTTAATCTTGCTGGAATTTCAAAGGATGAATTTGTTGAGGCTCTTAAAGATCCGTAGGTGA